The following coding sequences lie in one Mesorhizobium sp. NZP2298 genomic window:
- a CDS encoding response regulator, translating to MSFLNDNTPNCDHDSRRFKEPSPVMPTLLDGLRILVLEDEFLIAMDVEQLCRDHGAREVVIARDLAEVDGGKVAMQFDAAIVDLMLGGTSTLEFAAGLRETGVPFVFASGYSDADEIKASFPGVRLVTKPYSGEDLVEAVARAYGRGSAG from the coding sequence ATGTCTTTTTTAAATGACAACACACCCAATTGCGATCATGACTCCCGGCGTTTCAAGGAGCCTTCACCTGTGATGCCCACATTGCTTGACGGATTGCGGATTCTTGTCCTGGAGGACGAATTCCTCATCGCCATGGATGTCGAGCAGCTTTGCCGCGACCACGGTGCGCGGGAGGTGGTGATAGCCCGAGACCTGGCCGAGGTCGACGGCGGAAAGGTCGCGATGCAGTTTGACGCGGCCATTGTCGATCTGATGCTGGGCGGCACGTCGACGCTCGAATTCGCCGCCGGCTTGCGGGAAACAGGCGTCCCTTTCGTGTTTGCCTCCGGTTATTCGGATGCGGACGAGATCAAGGCGTCCTTCCCGGGGGTGAGGCTGGTCACCAAACCCTATTCAGGCGAGGATCTCGTCGAAGCGGTGGCGCGGGCCTACGGACGCGGCTCTGCGGGGTGA
- a CDS encoding Crp/Fnr family transcriptional regulator yields MPGQNGRASSSRQYPCEKCPLRPLPVFREFENQELAFISKFKKGELAVDKGATVLVEGSHSAHLYTVLSGWAFRYKLLPDGRRQILNYLMPGDLIGLQGSVMGEMQHSVEALSPMLLCVFERDNLHELYRNHPGLGYDITWIASREERMLDENLLSVGRRSAIERAAYLIAFIASRAKVVGLNGKQSIQIPITQQHIADTLGLSLVHTNKTIRKLMDRKLIFWRDGGCEVVDTEGLKQLAGWEGLGEGRRPLI; encoded by the coding sequence ATGCCAGGGCAGAACGGGCGTGCTTCATCGAGCCGACAATATCCTTGCGAGAAATGTCCTCTACGGCCATTGCCGGTTTTCCGCGAGTTCGAAAATCAGGAACTGGCCTTCATCAGCAAGTTCAAGAAGGGCGAACTCGCGGTCGACAAGGGCGCCACGGTGCTCGTGGAGGGGAGCCATAGCGCCCATCTCTACACCGTACTGTCCGGCTGGGCGTTCCGCTACAAGCTATTGCCGGACGGCAGACGACAGATCCTCAACTATCTCATGCCCGGCGATCTCATCGGCCTGCAAGGCAGCGTCATGGGCGAGATGCAGCATTCCGTCGAGGCCTTGTCGCCGATGCTGCTTTGCGTTTTTGAACGCGACAATCTGCACGAACTCTACCGCAACCATCCGGGCCTCGGCTACGACATCACCTGGATCGCGTCGCGCGAAGAACGCATGCTGGACGAGAACCTGCTCAGCGTCGGCCGCCGCAGCGCGATCGAGCGCGCCGCTTATCTGATTGCCTTCATAGCCAGCCGCGCCAAGGTCGTCGGGCTGAACGGCAAGCAATCCATCCAGATTCCGATCACGCAGCAGCACATCGCCGATACGCTTGGCCTGTCGCTGGTTCACACCAACAAGACGATCCGCAAACTGATGGACCGCAAGCTGATCTTTTGGCGGGATGGCGGTTGCGAGGTGGTCGACACTGAAGGGCTCAAGCAACTCGCCGGCTGGGAAGGGTTGGGCGAGGGGCGTCGCCCACTGATCTGA